In Phragmites australis chromosome 17, lpPhrAust1.1, whole genome shotgun sequence, the following are encoded in one genomic region:
- the LOC133897840 gene encoding PHD finger protein PERSISTENT TAPETAL CELL 1, producing the protein MAKTTAISLGSSRRRKRGEMLFRFESFCQPGYPAPLAGGAFRDNVRALLGLAHLEAGAHGETKCWSFQLELHRHPPTVVRLFVVEEEVAASPHRQCHLCRHVGWGRHLICSKRFHFVLPKRESLVEADGLHYGIHHGSEKASKGTATSRGHLLHGVVHLNGFGHLIGLHGFEGGSDFVSGHQIMDLWDRICSSLHVREVSLVDTARKGHMELRLLHGVAYGDTWFGSWGYRFGRPSYGVALQSYQQSLHALRSIPLCVLVPHLSCFSQELPMVVIKYQAINGHKLLNLGDLLRFMLELRTRLPATSVTAMDYRGIMSEASCRWSAKRVDMAARAVVDALRRSEPPARWVTRQEVRDAARAYIGDTGLLDFVLKSLGNHIVGNYVVRRAMNPVTKVLEYCLEDVSSVLPAVGGVPSNGGKMRVRFQLTRAQLMRDLTHLYRHVLKEPSQALTTGGFGAIPVAVRMVLDTKHFVKDYYEGSAPINDGGVGHVHINLCCTLLVRNGSPELVAPYETVTVPAHATVGELKWEVQRLFREMYLGLRSFTAESVGGVGVGQDASPVLELIDVGSAVVVEGRVGEHQQQLADEGVLQGNEVAAVSEGGGDRERVVDCACGADDDDGERMACCDICEVWQHTRCAGIKDIEDVPHVFLCSRCDNDVLSLPSLNC; encoded by the exons ATGGCTAAGACGACGGCGATCAGCCTGGGGAGCTCGCGGCGGAGGAAGCGCGGCGAGATGCTGTTCCGGTTCGAGTCGTTCTGCCAGCCCGGGTACCCGGCGCCGCTCGCCGGGGGCGCCTTCAGGGACAACGTCAGGGCGCTCCTCGGCCTCGCGCACCTGGAGGCCGGCGCGCATGGCGAGACCAAGTGCTGGTCGTTCCAGCTCGAGCTGCACCGCCACCCGCCCACCGTCGTCAGGCTCTTTGtcgtcgaggaggaggtcgccgcgTCGCCGCACCGCCAGTGCCACCTCTGCCGTCACGTCG GTTGGGGTCGGCATCTGATATGCAGCAAGAGGTTTCACTTCGTGTTGCCCAAGAGGGAATCGTTGGTGGAAGCTGACGGCCTACACTACGGGATCCACCACGGCTCGGAGAAAGCGTCGAAAGGGACGGCGACCTCCAGGGGCCACCTGCTGCACGGCGTCGTGCACCTGAACGGCTTCGGCCACCTCATCGGCCTCCACGGCTTCGAGGGCGGCTCCGACTTCGTCTCCGGCCACCAGATCATGGATCTCTGGGACCGCATATGCTCCTCTCTGCACGTCAG GGAGGTGAGCCTTGTCGACACGGCGAGGAAGGGGCACATGGAGCTGAGGCTGCTGCACGGCGTCGCGTACGGCGACACATGGTTCGGAAGCTGGGGCTACAGGTTCGGCCGGCCGAGCTACGGCGTCGCGCTGCAGTCGTACCAGCAGTCGCTGCACGCGCTCCGGTCCATACCGCTCTGCGTGCTCGTGCCGCACCTCTCGTGCTTCAGCCAGGAGCTCCCCATGGTGGTCATCAAGTACCAGGCCATCAACGGCCACAAGTTGCTCaacctcggcgacctcctccgcTTCATGCTCGAGCTGCGGACGCGCCTGCCGGCGACCTCCGTCACTGCGATGGACTACCGTGGCATCATGTCGGAGGCCTCGTGCCGGTGGTCAGCGAAGCGCGTAGACATGGCGGCGCGGGCCGTCGTGGACGCGCTGCGCCGGTCCGAGCCGCCCGCGCGGTGGGTCACGCGGCAGGAGGTGCGCGACGCGGCGCGCGCCTACATTGGAGACACGGGCCTCCTCGACTTCGTGCTCAAGTCCCTTGGCAACCACATCGTCGGCAACTACGTCGTGCGCCGTGCGATGAACCCGGTGACCAAGGTGCTGGAGTACTGCCTGGAGGACGTATCCAGCGTGCTCCCGGCGGTCGGCGGCGTGCCGAGCAACGGAGGCAAGATGAGGGTGCGGTTCCAGCTCACGAGGGCTCAGCTCATGAGAGACCTCACGCACCTCTACCGCCACGTTCTGAAGGAGCCGAGCCAGGCGCTCACCACCGGCGGGTTCGGCGCGATCCCCGTGGCAGTAAGGATGGTCTTGGACACCAAACACTTCGTCAAAGATTACTACGAAGGTTCCGCTCCGATCAACGACGGTGGAGTTGGACACGTCCACATCAACCTGTGTTGCACGCTTCTTGTCAGGAACGGGAGCCCGGAACTAGTTGCTCCGTACGAGACGGTGACCGTGCCGGCGCATGCAACGGTGGGCGAGCTCAAGTGGGAGGTGCAGAGGCTGTTCAGGGAGATGTACCTCGGCCTGAGGAGCTTCACGGCCGAGTCCGTCGGCGGGGTCGGCGTCGGTCAGGATGCCAGCCCCGTGCTCGAGCTGATCGACGTGGGAAGCGCCGTGGTGGTCGAAGGAAGAGTCGGCGAGCATCAGCAGCAGCTGGCGGACGAAGGCGTCCTGCAGGGAAACGAGGTGGCGGCCGTGAGCGAGGGGGGCGGCGACCGAGAGAGGGTCGTGGACTGCGCGTGCGGcgcggacgacgacgacggcgagcgCATGGCGTGCTGCGACATCTGCGAGGTGTGGCAGCACACTCGGTGCGCGGGGATCAAGGACATCGAGGACGTCCCGCACGTCTTCTTGTGCAGCCGGTGCGACAACGACGTGTTATCGTTACCTTCCTTGAACTGTTAG